The Cyanobium sp. ATX 6F1 genome includes a region encoding these proteins:
- the ychF gene encoding redox-regulated ATPase YchF → MLKAGIVGLPNVGKSTLFNALVANAQAQAANFPFCTIEPNVGIVALPDARLAKLSAISRSKELIPTRVEFVDIAGLVAGASQGEGLGNKFLANIREVDAIVHVVRCFEDDDVIHVSGSVQPVRDAEVINLELGLSDLAQVEKRRERLKKQARTSKEAQAEDALLGRIQLVLEQGGAARSLGLSEEEQSLIRPLGLLTLKPIIYATNVSEDDLAAGNDHSRAVLELAGREGAESVRISAQVEAELVDLGEEERADYLAGLGVSEGGLKSLIRATYQLLGLRTYFTTGEKETRAWTIHAGMTAPQAAGVIHTDFERGFIRAQTVAYEQLIEAGSLAEARNRGWLRSEGKEYVVAEGDVMEFLFNV, encoded by the coding sequence ATGCTCAAAGCCGGAATCGTGGGGCTGCCCAACGTGGGCAAATCCACCCTCTTCAACGCTCTGGTGGCCAACGCCCAGGCCCAGGCCGCCAACTTTCCCTTCTGCACGATCGAGCCGAACGTGGGCATCGTGGCCCTGCCGGATGCGCGCCTGGCCAAGCTCTCGGCGATCTCCCGCTCCAAGGAGCTGATCCCCACCCGGGTGGAGTTCGTGGACATCGCCGGGCTGGTGGCCGGCGCCAGCCAGGGGGAGGGTCTGGGCAACAAGTTCCTCGCCAACATCCGCGAGGTGGACGCGATCGTGCACGTGGTGCGCTGCTTTGAGGACGACGACGTGATCCACGTTTCCGGCAGCGTTCAGCCGGTGCGGGATGCCGAGGTGATCAACCTGGAGCTGGGCCTCTCGGACCTGGCCCAGGTGGAGAAACGGCGCGAGCGACTCAAGAAGCAGGCCCGCACCAGCAAGGAGGCCCAGGCCGAGGATGCCCTGCTGGGGCGCATCCAGCTGGTGCTGGAGCAGGGGGGCGCCGCCCGCAGCCTGGGGCTGAGCGAGGAGGAGCAGAGCCTGATCCGGCCCCTGGGGCTGCTCACCCTCAAGCCGATCATCTACGCCACCAACGTCAGCGAAGACGACCTGGCGGCCGGCAACGACCACAGCCGCGCGGTGCTGGAACTGGCGGGCCGTGAGGGGGCCGAATCCGTGCGCATCTCCGCCCAGGTGGAGGCCGAACTGGTGGATCTGGGCGAGGAGGAGCGCGCCGATTACCTGGCGGGCCTGGGGGTGAGCGAGGGGGGGCTCAAGAGCCTGATCCGCGCCACCTACCAGCTGCTGGGCCTGCGCACGTACTTCACCACCGGCGAGAAGGAAACCCGGGCCTGGACGATCCACGCGGGCATGACCGCCCCCCAGGCCGCCGGCGTGATCCACACCGATTTCGAGCGGGGCTTCATTCGCGCCCAGACCGTGGCCTACGAGCAGCTGATCGAGGCCGGTTCCCTGGCCGAGGCCCGCAACCGCGGCTGGTTGCGCAGCGAGGGCAAGGAGTACGTGGTGGCCGAAGGAGATGTGATGGAGTTTCTGTTCAACGTCTGA
- the wecB gene encoding non-hydrolyzing UDP-N-acetylglucosamine 2-epimerase translates to MAFRAATDLRTRVVLTGQHREMVSQVMDLFGLTADLDLALMAPKQTLTHVTCAALQGLREEFTAHRPDLVLVQGDTTTAFASALAAFYEQIPVGHVEAGLRTDNLLDPFPEEANRRLISQVAQLHFAPTRVSEANLRASGVVGRVLVTGNTVIDALLLMAERAPQLVIPGLDWQRQRVILATVHRRENWGPRLQDIGHGFLELLERFPDTALLLPLHRNPTVREPLEALLGSHPRAFLTEPLDYDRLVAAIRGCTLLLTDSGGLQEEAPALGKPVLVLRRTTERPEAVDSGTARLIGTDTADIVREASQLLEDPAAYAAMAQAHNPFGDGQASGRILEASRALLNSRVAS, encoded by the coding sequence ATGGCCTTCCGCGCGGCCACTGATCTGCGCACCCGGGTGGTGCTGACCGGCCAGCACAGGGAGATGGTGAGCCAGGTGATGGATCTGTTCGGGCTCACGGCCGATCTGGACCTGGCGCTGATGGCCCCGAAGCAGACCCTCACCCACGTCACCTGTGCGGCCTTGCAGGGGCTGCGTGAGGAGTTCACGGCCCATCGGCCCGATCTGGTGCTGGTGCAGGGGGACACCACCACCGCCTTCGCCTCGGCCCTGGCCGCTTTCTACGAGCAGATCCCCGTGGGCCACGTGGAGGCGGGCCTGCGCACGGACAACCTGCTGGATCCCTTCCCCGAGGAGGCCAACCGACGTTTGATCTCCCAGGTGGCCCAGCTGCATTTCGCTCCCACCCGCGTCTCTGAGGCCAATCTCAGGGCCTCCGGCGTGGTGGGGCGCGTGCTGGTCACCGGCAACACGGTGATCGATGCCCTGCTGCTGATGGCCGAGCGCGCCCCCCAGCTGGTGATCCCCGGCCTCGACTGGCAGCGGCAGCGGGTGATCCTGGCCACGGTGCACCGGCGCGAGAACTGGGGCCCCCGTCTGCAGGACATCGGCCATGGCTTCCTGGAGCTGCTGGAGCGCTTCCCCGACACCGCCCTGCTGCTGCCCCTGCACCGCAATCCCACCGTGCGGGAACCACTCGAAGCGCTGCTGGGCAGCCACCCCAGGGCCTTCCTCACCGAACCGCTCGACTACGACCGTCTGGTGGCGGCGATCCGTGGCTGCACGCTGCTGCTCACAGATTCCGGTGGTCTGCAGGAGGAGGCACCGGCCCTGGGCAAGCCCGTGCTGGTGCTGCGGCGCACCACGGAGCGGCCTGAGGCGGTCGATTCAGGCACCGCCCGCCTGATCGGCACCGACACCGCCGACATCGTGCGCGAAGCCTCACAGCTGCTGGAGGATCCGGCCGCCTACGCGGCGATGGCCCAGGCCCACAACCCCTTCGGCGATGGCCAGGCCAGCGGCAGGATCCTGGAGGCCAGCCGGGCGCTGCTCAACTCCCGGGTCGCTTCTTAG
- a CDS encoding efflux RND transporter periplasmic adaptor subunit: MLQPAPRVAGETKPTGPIKRPRRQRQRVWAAGALALAVAIGGFSLWSSRRSAERSKNLSTYTVSAERGSLPGIVSASGELKAVRSVNVSPKRGGVLQTLFIDEGERVKAGQPIALMDSGDLQDRESEFQAQVRQAQAEYRRSRSEFERRRKLYAQGAISQDDFISFNTRLATSQAALDAARQRSGQRGVERSELTIRAPFDGVITQRFADPGAFVTPTTAASANAGASSSSVVELAQGLEAVAKVPENDIGRIRVGQAASLRVDAFPDRRFAAQVKQIAPRAVKTNNVTSFEVKLQLINPPPELRIGMTADIDFQTGQLAVRTLVPTVAVVTEGGKPGVLLVGKGNEPTFQPVELGNSSGRNTQILSGLNPGTKVFIDLPPWAKKRPGS, encoded by the coding sequence ATGCTCCAACCAGCCCCGAGGGTCGCTGGGGAGACCAAGCCAACGGGTCCGATCAAGCGCCCTCGCCGGCAACGCCAACGTGTCTGGGCCGCCGGCGCCCTGGCCCTGGCGGTCGCCATCGGCGGCTTCAGCCTCTGGTCGAGCCGGCGCAGCGCTGAGCGCTCCAAAAACCTCAGCACTTACACCGTGAGCGCCGAGCGCGGCAGCCTGCCCGGCATCGTCAGCGCCAGCGGTGAACTGAAGGCCGTGCGCAGCGTCAACGTCAGCCCCAAGCGCGGTGGCGTGCTGCAGACCCTTTTCATCGACGAGGGTGAGCGGGTGAAGGCGGGCCAGCCCATCGCCCTGATGGACAGCGGCGATCTCCAGGACCGCGAAAGCGAATTCCAGGCCCAGGTGCGCCAGGCGCAGGCGGAATACCGCCGCAGCCGCTCGGAGTTCGAACGGCGGCGCAAGCTCTACGCCCAGGGCGCCATCAGCCAGGACGACTTCATCTCCTTCAACACCCGCCTGGCCACCAGCCAGGCCGCCCTCGACGCCGCCCGGCAGCGGAGCGGCCAACGCGGCGTGGAACGCTCCGAACTGACCATCCGCGCCCCCTTCGACGGGGTGATCACCCAGCGCTTCGCCGATCCTGGCGCCTTCGTCACCCCGACCACGGCGGCCTCGGCCAACGCCGGGGCCAGCAGCTCCTCGGTGGTGGAACTGGCCCAGGGCCTCGAGGCGGTGGCCAAGGTGCCCGAGAACGACATCGGACGCATCCGGGTGGGTCAGGCGGCCAGCCTGCGGGTGGATGCCTTCCCCGACCGGCGTTTCGCCGCCCAGGTCAAACAGATCGCCCCGCGGGCGGTCAAGACCAACAACGTCACCTCCTTCGAGGTGAAGCTTCAGCTGATCAATCCGCCGCCGGAGCTGCGCATCGGCATGACCGCCGACATCGACTTCCAGACCGGCCAGCTAGCGGTGCGCACCCTGGTGCCCACCGTGGCCGTGGTCACCGAAGGCGGCAAGCCGGGGGTGCTGCTGGTGGGCAAGGGCAACGAACCCACCTTCCAGCCCGTGGAACTGGGTAACAGCAGCGGCCGGAACACCCAGATCCTCAGCGGCCTGAACCCCGGCACGAAGGTGTTCATCGACCTGCCGCCCTGGGCTAAGAAGCGACCCGGGAGTTGA